In Cydia strobilella chromosome 6, ilCydStro3.1, whole genome shotgun sequence, one DNA window encodes the following:
- the LOC134742077 gene encoding TAR DNA-binding protein 43-like codes for MSFEYLPVAEDENEEPIELPVEEDGTLMLTTVSAQFPGCCGLKYRHPETRNNRGIRLRDGRLYPPPEGWGNHLYICSFPKENKRKSGESSETSSVKNKRNDNLCSDLIVLGLPWKATEQTVREYFEKFGEVLMAQLKRDAKTGMSKGFAFIRFASYTSQMRVLAQRHMIDGRWCDVRIPNSKEGSVNSMPCKVFVGRCTEELTANDLREYFSQFGEVTDVFIPKPFRAFSFITFLDPEVAQSLCGQDHIIKGVSVNVSNASPKQNKSGSNQRNLPSRNYDEGHMHSASNNNSWSSNRSMDMVNMQALGMSAQHGQTGVAGGGGQGQGGSMPLGMSGLPVNQALVAAALNQAAGWGLINNIPSGGSDQGAFAGPGSSAPPAPPNFLSWMQQGNSAQGPSSQWGQRHQSQGHSV; via the coding sequence ATGTCCTTCGAGTACTTACCCGTGGCCGAAGACGAAAATGAAGAGCCCATAGAACTACCAGTCGAAGAAGATGGAACGTTGATGCTAACAACTGTGTCCGCGCAATTCCCCGGTTGCTGCGGCCTCAAGTATCGCCATCCGGAAACGAGAAACAACCGAGGTATAAGATTAAGAGATGGCAGGCTTTACCCCCCTCCTGAAGGATGGGGTAATCACTTGTATATTTGCAGCTTTCCTAAAGAAAACAAAAGGAAATCGGGAGAAAGCTCCGAAACATCATCAGTCAAGAACAAGAGAAATGATAACTTATGCTCTGATTTAATAGTATTAGGGCTGCCATGGAAAGCAACTGAGCAAACTGTCAGAGAGTATTTTGAGAAATTTGGAGAAGTCCTGATGGCGCAATTGAAAAGAGATGCAAAGACGGGAATGTCTAAGGGTTTCGCCTTCATTAGATTCGCTTCTTACACTTCGCAAATGAGGGTGTTGGCCCAGAGGCACATGATAGATGGCCGCTGGTGTGATGTGCGAATACCAAACTCCAAGGAGGGTTCAGTCAACTCTATGCCCTGTAAAGTGTTTGTCGGCCGCTGCACTGAAGAATTAACAGCTAATGATTTAAGAGAGTATTTTTCTCAGTTTGGAGAAGTTACAGATGTTTTTATTCCAAAGCCATTTAGAGCGTTTAGTTTCATTACGTTTTTGGATCCAGAAGTAGCCCAAAGTTTGTGTGGTCAAGATCATATAATAAAAGGTGTGTCAGTGAATGTGTCTAATGCGTCCCCTAAGCAAAACAAGAGTGGCTCCAACCAGCGGAACTTGCCAAGTAGAAACTATGATGAAGGCCATATGCACTCGGCATCAAACAACAACTCTTGGAGCAGCAACCGTAGCATGGATATGGTGAACATGCAAGCACTTGGAATGTCTGCTCAGCATGGGCAGACTGGAGTAGCCGGTGGAGGCGGGCAGGGGCAAGGAGGAAGCATGCCGCTTGGTATGAGTGGACTCCCTGTAAACCAAGCATTGGTGGCAGCAGCACTGAACCAGGCAGCAGGTTGGGGCCTCATCAACAACATACCCTCTGGAGGGTCTGATCAAGGTGCTTTTGCCGGTCCGGGGTCCTCGGCACCGCCAGCTCCGCCCAACTTTCTCTCATGGATGCAACAAGGTAACTCAGCACAGGGACCTTCTAGTCAATGGGGACAGCGGCACCAGTCCCAGGGCCACTCGGTTTGA